tgaaactGCTTGATTTTTGTCTTGACAGTTTTAAGATTTGAATCCTATAAATTATACTTAAGTTTAGGAACAGCTCAAATAATGTGTTTTAGATCAAAGGCTATCATTCGCTAACATTTTAAGCTACTGTAATTTCCCAGCGtttgtttgaaatgtttttatttcatcttatcTGTGGCAGCTCCTAGTCCACTTTAACTGTCTCACAGAATAAATTACAACTTCGAATATACTTTATACAGTCAGTGACCATACAAACCCCTCCCACCCTTAGAGTCCAGGGGAGGAGGTCCGACTTCAAAAGGATAAGGGGGTGGGGCCTGCGGGGGCAGAAAATACAGGCTCTTGCAGATCTCCTCAGAGCAGCCCTGCTCACACCCTGTTCACTTCTCTACAAAGGTATGAATGGAATGGCTTTTCTAGAAAGGGCTTCCATGAACATAAAGGAATTCCTTTTCCTAGGAGGCCCTGTGGAGGCCCCGCCAGTCTTGAACTGGCTTATTTCTCAAATCCATTCGAGCTAGCATTTTTGTTAACATGTTAGGACTAGTGAGtccaatatttttcttcttctttttctttctttctttttttttttttttttttggtgagaggcatattttaaaaaatgcttcctTTTCCCCTGTCAGACCTCACAGAATTCAAGAAGTGATATCCCAGCTTAAATGTGCAGACTCTTAAAGATAGAGGTAACATTAGGTTGCCATGGTAAATGCTGATTAACTTTGCACTGAGCTGCTAGCCACTTCAAAGCCAACTTGCCTAGGAATCTTACTTCGTGTTCTAGGCTGTGAACACGGTGAGGTGATAATTTGTTTGGACAGGGAAGTCTTCcctagcattttatttttcaagtacacACACACTCTTTTGTTACCCCTGTTTACGTTATCACTTGTAAATCTTTAACAGCCTTCTTTCTTCACAGTAACCTTTGTTTGATCTTAAACGCTCCGAAAGCCTTTGTGGTTTGTGTTTATTAAAAATGGCTCCCAATGGTTAATAACAAGGTAGACACAAAAGCATTTTGCTGTACTTTATTGAAAAGTGTCAGGTGATATACCTCTTGCTCATCACACCTGCACCTTCTGGGAATCATGGTTTAATTATGAGACTCATAAGCATAAAAGTAACCCCTCGGGCTTATTTTATGTGCACACACTCACAAAGGCTGCTAATGAGGTATAATAGCTAAGTGCAGTCAGAATTGTGGAATCTGCTGTTAGAACCCAGCCCCCTGGTGGTGCAGCAGGTGCGCCTAAATTTGCAAATTTCATCTCACAGGTAAGACAACTGACACCCTGCTAGGGGAGGAGGCAGGTCCTCACAGTGATAATGGGCTGGCAACAtagtttcacatttttgtgaAGTCAGTTTAGGTGCACTTTGATTCTAGAATGATGAGTTAAAGACATTTGTGAAGAACCTTTTCACTCAGAAAGGTGGAGTTTCCTAAAAGtaaactgtttttgaaaaattgaCAAGATGGAGTATTTTTGTCATGTGGAGCCAATTGAAAGTTGGCAAATCCAGGCACTGATCCACTTCAGAGCCATGTTAATGACTTAAATGGTGAAATCTtgaagcaaaaatatataaaaataaacttgtcaAACACTGCTGGTGCTTTATAAAAGATTTCTGTTTACCTGTTACACACATTACATGTTCGTATGGAGTTTTTGCTGTGTAAAGAATGCTAACGACAATGTAAATGATGTGTATACATCATTTTCATGACATCCCTCAAGCACGTTTTCTTCCACGCAGCACAGTCTATTGCCAGTTTTTCATATTGCACATGCAATTTAACTTTTAGTACTACTTGTAGCAAACACGAGCCTAGGGAAATGCAGGTCTGCATGAGCCAGAGGGATTGTGCCTTGTAATCAAACTTGACAGGGGTAGCCAATTGCATTGGGCACCTAAATCATCCACATGTCCATCAtaaaatatctggctctatatATACCTTTTGCATTTAATGCTTATTCAGTACGCTGAAGGTGCTATTCTTGGTGTCATCAGAGTGTAGAGGGGTTAGGAGGAAGGAAGAACTTGTGAATGTACTTAAGAAGCATGCTCACCTCCTTGGTCTGGGCTTGTTGAGTTTCGTATTAAAGTTAAAACAACTTTTAATGAGATTCATGCATAAGTTTTTAAAGACAGAAGAATTGTCTACTCATGGGTCTTGGAATAATCACCTGCCTGAACTTAAGAATCTGCAAGGGCTCTGAACACAGAAGTCTACCCCCCACCGCTGCCCCGCATATCTGATCACCTCAGGATGCTTTCATCAATGTGGAGGACGTGCTTCAATCTCCAGTGGGACCGGTGGGCATCCGGGTCAAGGCTGGGTGCGCAAGCCTGATTATAAGGCAAGGAAACAAACCAAGTGCCCACAAACTCGGTTACATGTGGGACGCTGGGGATGCCCAGCTCTGCCCTTTCCGAAAATCCGGCTCTTGGAGAACAAAGGTCGACCAGTCACTTCTCGGGCGGGTTGTAGTCTTCTACACCGGTCTCTATGGCATCTACGGTAAAAATCTAAAAGTCGGCTGCAGAGTTCTATTAAAATAGTTGTCTctgtataaattaatttaaatcgtGCATAATACAGCTCGCCCCTCTGAACTAGGTTGTACGTTTTGAAACCGGAGCCGAAGGGGCCTGGCCTATGGCTTCTCGTCGCGGACGGCCCCAGGACCCCGCGgtccggcccggcccggcccggccgggTCACCTGCCGTGGGTGATGATGACCGAGGCGCCCAGGTAGTGCGGCAGGGGCGCGCCGGGCGGCGAGGCAGCAGCGGGGCCGGGGGGCCGGGGCCTCAGCGCGCCCGCCGCAGCGTCGGGGGCGCCGGGGCCGCAAGCTAGGGCGGCAGGGGCGGGCGCAGCGCCCCCCAGCGGCCCGCGCCGGGCCAACACGCGGTGGTAGTTGAGCAGCACGAAGGGCAGCTGCGCGGGCGCGCCCGGGGGATCGGGAGCCGGAGGCGCGCAGCACTCCGGCGCCGCCCGGGCCAGCGCCAGCCGTGCCCCTTCCCGGGTGGCCTGGCGGGCGGCCTTGGCCGGGCCCAGCGCGGGCTCCTCGCGGTAGTGGCCACAGCTCGGGAAGctcggcggcggtggcggcggcggcggcgcagtGTCTTCACCGAACCTgcgcgcggcggcggcgggcgctGCGGGGACAGGCGACACATTAGATGTCCGCGAGGGGGAGGGAGAACACATGCCCAAAGCCACAGCAACCTAGAGGGTCCGCAGTCTCCACCACCCCTCGGCCACCCACCACTCTTGCCATCGTCCCTACCCCTCGCGCGTCCCAGGCCCGCGTTGCCCAATGGCAATATGAAATTTGAGATGTTCTAGTAGCCGCGTTCAAGAGTGACAGAGAAGCAGGTGAAGTTAATGTTAATATACTTAATGCAACATATTCAAATTATTGTTTCAAGGTGtgattgctattttaaaataattctttgtttctgtctttgaAAGCTTGCAGAAACAGCACATCTCATTGCACTTAATGCACCTCGATGTTCAGTGACCACAGTGGCTACCAAACTGGACTGTGTTGGTCTGGAGGCTTCCACGCTCTAGTGTGAGGTGGCCCCAGCCAGCCAATCTGTTTGGCTTTTCCCTCCCTGGGGACAGTGGAGTGGTAGCCACACCGctccctttatttaaaaaaaaaaaataaccacctTGGCCCTGACCccttagctcagttagttaagagCATAGTCCCAaaacgacaaggttgcaggttcaatcccctggtcagggcgcacacgggaagcaaccaaaaaatgcactactgaatggaacaacaaatgcttcccttccccttgccttctttctcctagctctctctgtctctctaaaatgcaatacaaattaagccctggctaaatagctcagttggagcattgtcccagagcacagtGGTTGGCAgctcaattccccagtcagggcacatacaggagcagcttgatatgcctgtctctctctcaaaaaacaacaacagcgggcctgacctgtggtggcgcagtgggatggagcgtcgacctggaacactgaggttgccggttcgaggccctgggcttgcctggtcagggcacatatgggagttgatgcttcctgctcctcccccttctctctctctcccctctctctaaaaatcaattaaaaaatcaaaaaaaaaaaaaaaaacaacagcaaaaacatgTTCACTAAACAGATGCCTGCCCTCAattagttctttatatttttcaccaTAAGACAACTTCTTTCTTTAATATCAAAAACACTAGGAAGTTGACCACAAATTGCCCCAAATTAGCACCTTTCGTCTGTTTTTTAATGAAGTATGTGATAAATGAGGTGGCTATTAAACTCTCACTTTCAaagtagcatttttaaaaaatcaaatgctctaTTGTATCACTGGCTAACTTCcccacacaaagaaaaataattctttcaagTCACTCTCAAGTAGCTAATATTTTCAGCCGTTATCAAAACCCTTTGCCTTTCTCCCCTTAGAGGTCGGGGAACCCTTCCTTGGTTATCTGAGGGACCCAGTGCATTGATGGGTATTGGGGATCCAAATCTGAGAAGTTGGTGGCTCCTGGGACAGGCCCAGGCCAAAAGGCAGGGCTGCCGTGCCCTGGTGGCTGGTATGCTCTTTTCTTAAATTGGCTACTTTTGAAAAACATGTCCTGGAAATCTCCCAGAAGGTTAGATTTCACCCATGCCCTTTATAGCCTTGTGAAGATGGTTGGAGCACAGAGGAAGAGCTTCACAAAGCAGCCTGAGGAGGAACAGAGCCCTACCTGCCTccaaagagagaaaggtgggaagaAGAGAGACCCCAGGGAGCTCTCCTCTTTAAGCAGGTGATTCTTTCCCGGGGCACGTAGCATTTACCTGGCATTTAGTGGCACCTAGCACCGTCTGAATCTACATTTTGAGCAGTAGCTAGGTCAGGGTGAAATAAGacacctcctgcagccagccaTCAACCCCACCTTCTACCCTCTGGGGTTGGCCCAGTGAGCAGACAGGAgtctgctgggcctggggcagcTGGTGGTGCCTCTACAGAGGCCCTCTGCTTGCCTGTCGCCAGAAGGGGCTGGTGGAGGGGCCATCCGGGCCTCTCTCTTGTTGAACCACAGTGTGCTGGACAGATACCTACTGTGCGTGCCGAGCCTGGGATAGGCATGTCCCATGGCTTAGgatcttacagatgaagaaacggggggtgggggggtgttatCTGCCCTGGGTTGTATGGCATTTCTGTCTCTTAGCCCATGAATTTCCACTACTGTCTTCTGCATTTTGAAAAACAGCATGGGAAGAAAACCAAGTGGCTCCTATATTCATTTTTGGGTGGAGCATAGCATGAACTTGTAAAATACATGCAGCTGGGCCATTCTCAGTACATGGAAGCTGGTTTTGAAAATCACTTTGTCTCCCTTTGAGGGAGCAGGTGAGGCCAGGACTCTATGGAGGGTGGCTGAACACCAGGTTTCCTTTGCCGGTTATACTGTCACCTGTACCTATGAGGCTCAGGCACCTGGCTTTAACCACGCCTGTGAAGTGCTCGTGGTCAGAGCAGGAAAACACTGCAGTTTCTACTTAGAAGCAGAAAAAGGAAGAGTTTGCCCAGACTCTGAGGGTTCTTTCCACGTTCatagccccgcccctgccccttaTACAAACATGACCCACCTTCATAGTGTGGCATGAGGCTGGGCCGAGCAGTGTTCACCGGTGGCTCAGAAAGGTTTTTAGCTGGAGATGGGCTGCTAGGCACTAGGGGGTTGGCATAATGCCACTGGCATTCACCGCTGGTTGGCAGTGTGCTCAGGAAAAAGCGTGCCACCTCACACGGGGATCCTTGGGGCTGGCCAAACTTGGCTGGCAACATTGGCTTTTTGCTGCTGAAGACATGAGAGTCTAGAGGGAAGTGTCCGTAATGGTAGGAGAAGGGCAGGCTGTAGGACGGGGCATACAGAAGGTCGCCGCCTTCTGAATGGAGCTGCTGTTCTGGAGGGGCCGCAGCATCCACTGGGGGGCTGGCTCTCCAGTTGCCGAGCTGGCCGCATTCCAGTTTGTCCATCGGGAATGTGCCGTACTGCTGCGTGACACAGAAGAGACGGGTGAGGGGAGACCTGTCTTCTGGCCTCACGCAGGCTGAGCCCGTGCTGCCCAACCCCATCCCAGTCCTGGATGCCCTCTGACCACCACTGTGAGTGACCCCTGGGGACAAGCGCATGGCGGACTACCCCAGTGACCCACCCCCTGGGTACAGACAGATCTCCTCATCCCAAGCTGACAACACACCCCAGCCACCTATGGACCTGCTGTTTCTGACAGCTTGCAAACTACttagaaaaaggaagagggaaggttctcatcttttaaaatgcCACGGAAACAGACAATGCACTGGGGCTTGGACCCACATTTATGTGGACTCCCTCAGGCAGGCCCCGTGCCTTCCCAGCAAGCCTGACTAGGCCACCGGTGTCAGGTCTGCATGCCTTCAGGCTCTGTCCCTACTGTTTGGGCTGCACATCTGAGAGGGACCTTGCTTCACTCCACAGGGAAACTTTTGGGCAGGGAGACCCCACAAGGCAATTGGAATTGGTCATTGCTTACAATGCCTGCATGCCCCGAGCCCCCCGGGACGGGGCAGCACACCCCACCCTGCAAGATGCGTGTTACCTGTGAGGGGTAAGGGTTTGTTCTCAGCTTTGTCTTCATCTTCGTATTTTTGGGTTTAGTTAATTTCCTAGTTTCTTGTGAGGTAGACAAGGTGGTCCTCCAGGAGTCCTGGGACTTGGATGTGGACACCTGGTCCAGGGACAGCTGCAGTTCCTTGTATTCAATGTCCCTGAGAGGCAAGAGTGGGAAGTGGGACAGGCCGTGTCCAGCAGGCTGCCGAGGCAGCCTGGCTCCCCGGGCACCACTCGCAAGCAAGATCATCCTCAAAGCTCCGGTGAATCATTTCAGTGAGGTCAGAGGTGGGTAGGATTTGAAGGACAGGGCACCCTCATTATAAAAGCCACCCTGCAGCCCCAGGCTCAGCGACCCCACAAATGCTGAGCGAAGGCAGTGTTATTTGGTAGATGTAGAGGGGGAGTGGGTGCAACTCTCTCCTATCCCACAGGGCCCTGAACACATTTCCCAGGGACCCTGGGGCCATAGAAGGTAAGGCAGAAACCCTGTTTATCAGAGTACCCGGGGCCCAGCTGCTACTCTGTTTAGCACCTAGGGAGGCTTGAGTAGGGGAACCCTGACAGTCCAGAAGCCCAATTTTGCCTTAAAGAGCCACCTCAGTGCCATCATGTACACAGGAGGGGAGGTCGCCCAAAGTGCTGGCCAGTGCCACATCTGTTTGTTCATAAACTGTTTAGGGGGCTAAAATGCCTTCTTTCCTACAGTTTTGCTAAAACAActctactactactactaataataataataataattaaaaacaaaaccaaaaagagctctagccagccctggctggtggcacagtggatagaacgtcagcctggaatgctgaggttgctggttcaagccctggtcagcaCACATGAGAGGCAATCCATggcacaactaggtggaacaagttgatgcttccttcttgctctctcccttcctctctctcaaacaagcaaatcaacaaaccaaaaaaaaaacaaaacatatcctTCTATGAAAGAACATGGAACTTGAATGCTCACTGCCTTAGAACACACCTGAGGACCAGGTGTGTTTAACATACTATTGTGGGCAGAGTAATACATAGTCTCAGGAAGACTTATGTTCTGTTGCTTCCAATGGTCTTAAAAGTACTTGCCACTGAACTTGACCAAATATGCACCATTATTTCTAATAGGCCATACAGAAAGACGGGCAAAATGGAGCTATCTCCTGTCCCACATGCATTCACGATGACCCAGCCACATGTGGGCATGGAGAGTGTAAGTTTGTGTTCCTGGTCCGGGACATGCATCCCCTTTGCATCCTGTTCAGGATGGGAAGTACCCCCCTCTCCTCTGCTCACCCCTACCCCTCACCCGGGCTCTGATCCCCTCCTAATCCATGCCCAGAGAGCAGGGTTCCCTTTGCCCAAGTGCTGAGTACAGAAATAGTTAGGACCTTCCCAATCAACTATAGTGTTCaaattaaacaaatgaacaaaacaggaGACAAATGAACagttccagagagagagagagagagagagagaggaaagagagagaggagagagagggtgctTATTGGAACAATCGATGAGGGATagggaagagagagcaaggagagaaacAAATACGTCTGACTTACGTGAGGACATAATTGACACTCACGATGCAGTGGGGCCGGGACGAGCGGCTGTTGTGCACGACGGTGGCGTAGCTCTGCACCCACACCCAGCCACCCAGCTTGGACAGCAGCCGGTAGTACTTGGTGGTCACCTGGCCCTTCACCAGCACTGCAAACACAAGGTGACATTAATCCGAGGGGCAGATGTTAGCAAGCCCTGCCTTTGAGGACACTGCCCCTGCTAACCTACAGCCCTGGTTCTGAACCTGTCTGGGGTCCAGGACACCTTGGAGAACTTGACAAAGAGGGCAGGCTTTCCCTGCTGGAAGGCGTATGcttgtgcacacacacgcatgcacataaGATTTTTGCCAATGATTCCAAGCGACTTGAGGAGCAATCAATTGCTCCCCTCCCCTGTTCAGAACTTGAATTTAATAGCCACTGCTCTCATTGAGAAAAGCAATTAGCCCCCAAACAACATTTGCACCTGGCATAGTGACAAAATTGGatttgctttttagtttccaaAATGCCACTGggacactccccacccccatgatGCTGTAGCCTTTAGGGGACCTTCTGTGGCCCGGGGAAGGAACTTGGACTGCCATGGCCCCTCTCCCTGGGGGTTTCTCATCCTCCCAAGGAGAAGCAGACAAGTGGTATTAGGTCTGCAGGGAGGGACGACTCAGGCCCAGAGTGACTAGGTGCCCAGTGTGCCCCCCTTCACCCCACCCTGGACATTAAGGATGGGGCCAGGCCTCTCGTACAGCCCAGACTCCCATCCTCTGcctggccaggtgctgaggatgattgACAGGGCATGCGCCCACCCCAGGCTAACTCCAgggatccttcctgctcctcaggGCAGGTGCAGCCCTGGCTCAGGAAGGACCCCTGTCCTTGAGCTGCAGCAAGTGAGGCCAGTGCCAGGGGAGGGCGCCAGGGAAGATGGCCTGCCAGGAGGCACAGAACTGTCACTGCCCTCTGGCTTCTCCATCCTCCTGGGAGACACCTCAGGTTTTGTCACATCTAGGTTCTTGTGGCTTCGGGCCCACTCCCACCTGGCCAGCATCCGA
The DNA window shown above is from Saccopteryx bilineata isolate mSacBil1 chromosome 2, mSacBil1_pri_phased_curated, whole genome shotgun sequence and carries:
- the SIM2 gene encoding single-minded homolog 2, whose translation is MKEKSKNAAKTRREKENGEFYELAKLLPLPSAITSQLDKASIIRLTTSYLKMRAVFPEGLGDAWGQPSRTGPLDSVAKELGSHLLQTLDGFVFVVASDGKIMYISETASVHLGLSQVELTGNSIYEYIHPSDHDEMTAVLSAHQPLHHHLLQEYEIERSFFLRMKCVLAKRNAGLTCSGYKVIHCSGYLKIRQYMLDMSLYDSCHQIVGLVAVGQSLPPSAITEIKLHSNMFMFRASLDLKLIFLDSRVTELTGYEPQDLIEKTLYHHVHGCDVFHLRYAHHLLLVKGQVTTKYYRLLSKLGGWVWVQSYATVVHNSRSSRPHCIVSVNYVLTDIEYKELQLSLDQVSTSKSQDSWRTTLSTSQETRKLTKPKNTKMKTKLRTNPYPSQQYGTFPMDKLECGQLGNWRASPPVDAAAPPEQQLHSEGGDLLYAPSYSLPFSYHYGHFPLDSHVFSSKKPMLPAKFGQPQGSPCEVARFFLSTLPTSGECQWHYANPLVPSSPSPAKNLSEPPVNTARPSLMPHYEAPAAAARRFGEDTAPPPPPPPPSFPSCGHYREEPALGPAKAARQATREGARLALARAAPECCAPPAPDPPGAPAQLPFVLLNYHRVLARRGPLGGAAPAPAALACGPGAPDAAAGALRPRPPGPAAASPPGAPLPHYLGASVIITHGR